In Brienomyrus brachyistius isolate T26 chromosome 11, BBRACH_0.4, whole genome shotgun sequence, the DNA window GAACGATCTCAATGGCAGTGATGCACTCATCCCCTGACTGTTTGGTGATTATTTTGATCTTGGACCATCGAGAGTTTGGGTTTGGTTTCGCTGAAGGCTTAGAAGCAGTGGCCTCAGAAGAGGCCACGCTGCCCAGCTCCTTGGTGTCTTTGGGTGTAATAATGGCTGTGCTGGAGTCATTGGAGCTCTCCTTTTCTTCTGGTTGGATGTTGGAGTCAGCCTTAGTTGAGACAGACTCATCTATCTTGCCGTTTTTCATTGTGTCACTGCTAGACTCCAAGTTGGGCTTGGAGGAGATGTTGTTGTTCTGCTTTAGCACATGGCTTTTGTGAAGATTTGTAGACTTGAGGGCCTTCTCATTCGTGGTCTCGTCTTTCTGCTTCCTCACACGACTCCGGCTGGCCAGTGAGATGTGAATATAAAGAATTGTCATGATGATGACAGGCAAGTAGAAGGCGGCGATGGCCGTACCGAAGGTAACCACAGGGTTGGAGAGGAACTGAATGTAGCACTCACCCTCAGGGACTGTGCGTTCCCCAACAATGAACTGCCAGAAAAGGATAGCTGGAGCCCAAAGTATGAAAGAGAGGATCCAGGCTGCTGCAATCATTAATCCAGCCATCTTTGTTGTTCGTCTTGTTGGGTATGTTAAGGGCTTGGTCACACAGAAGTACCGGTCAAAGCTGATGATCAGCAGGTTCATGACTGATGCATTGCTGACCACATAATCCAAGGCCAGCCACAAATCACAAACCACAGGCCCTAAGGGCCAATATCCCTTGATTATGTAAACAGTGTAGAGGTTCATAGAGAAGACCCCAATGATAAGGTCTGCACATGCCAGACTGAACAGGAAGTAGTTGTTGACTGTTTGAAGGTGCCGGTTGACTTTTATGGAAAGCATGACCAAGATGTTGCCCACCACGGTGACGAAACTGAGTGACCCAGTTACAAGGGCAATGAAGACCATCTCCATAGTTTTGTATTGGCCTCCTGCTTCCCGTACTTCAGGAGAGGAATCATTGCTGGCAGAAGTACCACAGGTGAAGCTGGAAAAATTGCCATCTCTGGATATGTTGAAAACAGAGCCTGCAGAAAAATAACAGAACACAAAAATAACAGCTTAGAAAGGTATAGAGAAATTGGTTTTAttgatttcttctttttttatatatatattttttactttttataaggttttatttcaaattaaaataaacatcaaaattaaactatTTGCACCTTTTTAGATAAGACGTGACCACAATTTTTTGTGCCGGCTGTTTTCAGCCAGACTAGCATTAATACATGTTTAAATTGAATCTCTATATTATAGGTTTTGCCAGACACTGAATTACGATATCATATTCAGAAATAtattacattttgtttgtttaacaATTCATACCAGTGAACCATAATTCTGGGTAAGCTCTGCAGATTCCTTTTAAGACAGTGGAAATGACCCTACCTTTCACAAAAGGGTTACCCTTGTGTCCATTATGTTATAGATTTAGAATTAAGCTATTCAGCATTAAATGCAAGCTTATTGGGTTTCTTTTTAAGTTTGTAAAAGTACATGATGATTAGCAGCCTTTTCCTCATAATTATATTCTCCTTTGTTCCCGCTTATCACTTGTCCTCTTTGTGCCTGCTTCAATTTTAGGGAGATTAAGACATTAACAACTCtgcctttttctttaatgtcttATTTTGTTAATTCAGAattgatttttctttgtttttattgaCCGATGTCACGAATCTTGTCGTATCAAAGCATGCATTAAGTCTCATTATgtggtattttttaaatattaaaagtaaGTTAAAtggttcatttttttatttccactGTTGAATATACTGATGTCAAGTGCGTGTGACAAATGTAGTTTCTAAAAATGCATACATGGATACACCACTCTCATATTACAGGTGACAAGCAAACTATCGATTGATTTCGACTCGGAGTATTATGCTAGGACTGCTGTGCTTCTTTTGTCGAAAAAGGAAAGGCATTTCAACACATTTCATCATTTCCTATTCAGTAAAAAGCATTTCTCTGAGGACTTTGTAATGCAAATATGAACCTTGGAAAATTAAGATGTAGTTATGGTACCTAAAATGGTCATTCATAGATTCCAGTAATACATCTGTTacagtgttattattattgcatgTATAGATATTTTTAATTTCCACTTCGCCGTACATTGTAAACATTATTCCTTTATGGAAATTTAATGTTCATTATGTTATTGTACAATAATATAATGCAttgtaaataaatacacaaGTCTGAACCAGTTGCAACTAACGGATAGTACTACTCTGCTCAAAAGATTAATGTATCTATGTAAATATAATGTAATTAATGTATACATGTTATATACATGCTGCATGGTTCTTAAATCTACCTCTATTTTGCAATCCAAAGTAAAGTTATATGACAACTGGGTACCTCAATTATTCTGATTTTGTATATAGGATAATCAAATAACCAAATGGGGTGTAGAAAACTTTAAATGTATTGCTTTTCTGGAGAGATATCTAAtgagaaatatttaataattctcTGAGGCAGCCGCCCTCATTAAAATAACACTATCGCTGGTCACAGGGTACCACTAATGCATGCGTGGCCCTCGTT includes these proteins:
- the LOC125751811 gene encoding muscarinic acetylcholine receptor M4-like encodes the protein MSSFNITAADGLAPCNFTGSVFNISRDGNFSSFTCGTSASNDSSPEVREAGGQYKTMEMVFIALVTGSLSFVTVVGNILVMLSIKVNRHLQTVNNYFLFSLACADLIIGVFSMNLYTVYIIKGYWPLGPVVCDLWLALDYVVSNASVMNLLIISFDRYFCVTKPLTYPTRRTTKMAGLMIAAAWILSFILWAPAILFWQFIVGERTVPEGECYIQFLSNPVVTFGTAIAAFYLPVIIMTILYIHISLASRSRVRKQKDETTNEKALKSTNLHKSHVLKQNNNISSKPNLESSSDTMKNGKIDESVSTKADSNIQPEEKESSNDSSTAIITPKDTKELGSVASSEATASKPSAKPNPNSRWSKIKIITKQSGDECITAIEIVPSSSGQNKSIPLNRPKTVVRKFASIARSQVRRRRQMAAREKKVTKTIFAILLAFIITWTPYNVMVLISTFCQSCVPDTVWAIGYWLCYVNSTINPACYALCNVTFKKTFKNLLLCQYKNIGTR